A single window of Culicoides brevitarsis isolate CSIRO-B50_1 chromosome 3, AGI_CSIRO_Cbre_v1, whole genome shotgun sequence DNA harbors:
- the LOC134833531 gene encoding argininosuccinate lyase: MSNSTNVLWGGGFLEKPSQSLVKMNNSLDWDKALWLEDLQGSVVYAKALFHAGILSSDDLKLLLKGLDEVKSAWENGQIRILETDEDVHTVNERVLTEKIGATGGKLHTGRSRNDQVAVDTALWLKKAVAVAKDKTVLVIEAILENARKYFDDVILPGYTHLQKAQPIRFSHWILSYGFFLQADVIKYGHILEQIDLNMPLGSGAIAGNPFAVNRKWIANELGFSNVTPNSIYAVSDRDNISDFLYFMSLSAVHLSRLAEDLILYATKEFGYVTLSHAFSTGSSLMPNKRNPDSLELVRATAALLQGNLTSFLSLLKGLPSSYNKDLQYDKKLLFDSFNQLCLALDVTYGVVKTLKVNKERCHAALSFEMLATDVAYYLTRKGVPFRQAHHITSKVVTVAETLNISIDQVPLAELQKICPIFDASVKEIWNFEKSCEQYEAIGGTSKTSVKQQIQKLADFVQVNKRSNVALNLPK, encoded by the exons ATGTCAAATTCCACAAACGTCCTCTGGGGCGGCGGATTTCTCGAGAAACCCAGTCAGTCGCTCGTCAAAATGAACAATTCGCTCGACTGGGACAAGGCTTTGTGGCTCGAAGACCTTCAGGGGAGCGTCGTTTATGCAAAAGCTCTTTTTCACGCCGGAATTTTGTCGTCGGACGACTTGAAGTTGCTCTTGAAGGGTCTTGACGAGGTGAAAAGTGCATGGGAAAATGGTCAAATTCGGATTTTGGAGACAGATGAAGATGTGCATACGGTGAATGAGCGCGTTTTAACCGAAAAAATTGGAGCTACTGGCGGAAAGTTGCACACTGGAAGGTCCCGGAATGATCAAGTAGCTGTCGATACGGCACTTTGGCTCAAGAAAGCAGTCGCTGTGGCGAAAGATAAAACGGTTTTAGTGATAGAAGCGATACTGGAGAACGCCAGGAAGTATTTTGATGATGTTATTTTGCCGGGATATACTCATCTACAGAAGGCGCAGCCGATTAGATTTTCGCATTGGATTTTGTCGTATGGATTTTTCCTTCag gccGATGTCATCAAATATGGTCACATTTTGGAACAAATTGACCTCAACATGCCTCTCGGAAGTGGCGCCATCGCTGGAAATCCCTTCGCCGTCAACAGAAAATGGATCGCGAACGAGCTTGGCTTCTCAAATGTCACACCAAACAGCATTTATGCCGTCTCCGATCGTGACAACATCTCagattttctgtattttatgTCGCTAAGTGCTGTTCATCTCAGTCGCCTTGCGgaagatttaattttgtatgcgACAAAGGAGTTTGGGTATGTCACGCTGTCCCATGCGTTTTCCACAGGAAGCTCCTTGATGCCAAATAAGCGAAATCCCGATAGTTTGGAACTCGTGAGAGCTACTGCTGCCTTGCTGCAGGGAAATTTGACGTCATTTTTGAGCCTTTTGAAGGGACTTCCGTCGTCGTACAACAAGGACCTgcaatatgacaaaaaattactttttgattcGTTTAATCAACTTTGTCTGGCATTGGATGTCACATATGGCGTTGTTAAGACCTTAAAAGTGAATAAGGAAAGATGTCATGCTGCGTTGTCGTTTGAAATGTTAGCCACTGATGTCGCCTATTATCTC acccGCAAAGGAGTTCCCTTCCGCCAAGCACATCACATCACCAGCAAAGTCGTGACCGTTGCCGAAACTCTCAACATTTCCATCGATCAAGTCCCCTTAGCAGAACTGCAAAAAATCTGTCCCATTTTTGACGCATCTGTGAAGGAAATTTGGAATTTTGAGAAAAGTTGCGAGCAATACGAAGCCATTGGAGGAACGTCAAAAACTTCCGTCAAACaacaaatacaaaaacttGCGGACTTTGTGCAAGTAAACAAAAGAAGTAACGTTGCATTAAATTTGCCAAAGTAA